ggaccctgggatcatgacctgagctgaaggcagacgcttactaattgagccacccaggtgcccctacatcttgaaattaaaaaaaaaaaattgaagtaaaaatgTCTTGAAACAGAAATTACTTTTATCCCATAGCCATAGTAGTTAAACAACATCAGTTCTTCAATtctgataaacatttttattaattcaacTTTGTTTGACTTAGCACATTTTCAACAGtgttttttcaaatgtttccagGCTTCTCTAGTTTCCATCCCACACATACCTTTCCAAAAGATCTACTCTAATCAGAGTAAAGTCTGAATTGTGAAGAATCAGTCAGTCTTGGAAATAAATACTAGATAATTGTTCCATGTGAAAAAGAAGTGGATGCATTCTGAAAAGCAAGTCTGTAACCCTCCAGTAGGAGACTAAAAAGAGGAAACAGtaagagaaattggaaaaaaaacaaatcagaagactGTTGAATATCTAAGACCTTGAAAACTGAGAACATAATTTCAAATAGAAGAGAAAGTTACACAGTCAAATCCTACAGAAAATTGGAGGAGGAATATATGAGGTTGTATATATTAGCATAATTTAATGTTATTTGTTAAGcttgtcattattattaattgACCAGTTTCTTCAACTTGGCAGTAAGACCTTTTGAGGAAAAGTGCTTGTCTAAAAGTATAAATAACCCTGAGCTGAAGACTTTAGCTCCAACACTTACTCTTCAACTCAACTTTTACAAGTTGTGCAATGTCTATTGGTGTGTTTCCtggtttttcaaaattttatttatttttatttttatttatttattttttattaaagattttatttatttatttgacagagagagacacagtgagagagggaacacaagcagggggagcaggagagggagaagcaggcttcctgtgtagcgtggagcctgatgcagggcttgattccagaaccctgggatcatgacccgagctgaaggcagatgcctaacaactgagtcacccagatgcccctggtttttcaaaattttaaatacaattctCAGAAGATGACAATGACCTAACAttgaatttttaagattctttttatcAGAAATTATAATCAAGAAAAAACCATTGGGACCATAACAATATGATTGACATCTGTAGAAGGAAATTATCCTGAAGTAATCTGTTGAAAacttgagaataataataataataatagaaagttAGAAGATGACAGCAAAAGGGTGAATTAGCAAAATCAGTGATAACATATCACCAGAATTTGACGAAAGAAGTATTTGAAGATAAACTGCAATGCAGATAATTTGCCTTTGAATAGTCAGCTGATACTTTTACTGTTAAGATTTTCAAAGTCCTGCTTATATACACAGAACATAAAtttatgttataattattttttaaaagattttatttatttacttgagaaagaaagaatgagtggcagctaggggcagagaggaagggaaaagcagactccctactgagcagggagccacatgtgggcttgaacccatgaccctaggatcacaacctgagctgaaggcaggtatTTATATTGGTGTATAAAATCTTGCTTTTTTCTCACTTCCTTATTCTCATTTTAGCCTCCCTATTCTGCGGTTGCTGTTCTCGTATCCTGTAGTGTTCATGATCATCCAGATCTTTATAGGGTCTGCTACATCACTTTCTTTAAGTCTCTGATAAAATGTTaatcttgcaattttttttccccttactgtCCTATCAACAACTCAGAAATTCTAGCCAGGAGTACAAAACAAGTCAGCTTCCTCATGACAATTATCCACACGGGGTTGAAGGTAACTGTGAGCTTTCTCTTGTATAGGATGCATATTCTTAATTCCATTACCCAATCTGGGAAGACTTTGAATATTCTTGCCTTTTTCAGGATTGTCTAAATTGTCctcatatttcttaaaatacaggCCTATAGCTGAATAAATTAGCATGTGTGGTCTGGCCAGTAAAAAGCAGAACAGAATTATATCCTCCCTCATTCTAGATGCTTGACTTCTATCACACTACTTTGAGATTTTAGTAGCATGTTTGTTAGATATATCTTACTGATGACTCACATTGAGAATATTGGAAATTTAAGTGCTGAGATAATGTGAATAAaccattttcctctctttattttatgttcagctacatttagtttttttcctgcaatgactttatttttaatggtggtcaatgtatatgaaataaaataacaataaacaatttgACACCATGTTAACAAGGAACATTAAGTTTAACACAATAACTAACAGTCCCTGTCATATTTATTGTCTAGTAGTTCTCTATGAATAATTATTCTGATGTGGATTTTCTCACATTATCTTGCCACAATTCTTTAAAGacctaataaatattatttgtcaGAAATGCTAGTTAAATGAATGTGTTTTAAATTATACTGTAGGAATTGAGTAGCAATATGAATTTAATAATGGTTGCTGCTTATACTTGAGAAATGCTATTAATTAAGATATTGAAATAATGAGGTTTTCATATCCAAAAGTTCAGAGTTTGGCCATGCAGAGGAACACATAATTCATTATACATTGTTCTCCCAAGCATTTAGAACCCATTAAAGAATAAAGAGTTgcaattttgtttatgtttttgtttttttccagaaccATGAAGCTGTTCAGGCAGCAATGAGGTAAAAACTGATTGGTGTTTTTGTACGTTCCGTAGTCTGATGTGGTTTACCTAAGTGTTTTAGTTTAGTTTCAATagtggaggaagaaaatgaaaaaaaaaaaaaaaaatcaaaacagtgtggtttAACTGTTCAAAACTATTTGAGATGttctaaaggaaaagaagaaaaggtaagtCCCAAGTACTCTATCTTAACTTTTTCCGGCAGTTACATTAGTATTGCCGTGCGGAAATGATGTTTCACTTTTTCACTGGCCGCCTTAGTCTCAGGGCTCCACTTGCTTAACAGAACCTGTGTATCCCCTattagtcttctctttttttccaaagtCGATTTGTTTCAGCCCACAGTTGTGGATAAAGGGAGAAGGCAAAGGGTTTTATTACTCATAGCACAATAGACAGCCTAAGCTTCATGTTTAATCAGTTTCTTTTGCTCCCAAGTCCAAGAAGGTTTGAGGCATAACCATGCCCAATCGGATGCTATGCTAACAGTGGGTTTTTGgcacagatgaagaaattcaaGCTTGGGAaaccccaatttttaaaagtgggCTGCTAGTGCATCTTTCCAACTTCTGCGCAGAGGGagacattacttttattttcttcccggACAGGGAACAAACCTGTCTTCTGCTCCAGAATGGAGCACACTCTCTGTAATTGCATAGTTGTTTACTACACAAACATCTTTGAGAAGCTAGAGGGGAAGAAAACTGAAGATAAGACTTGCAGAACCCTGAGAGACCCATTAAAAATTGTATCCCAACAGTCTCAGGAGATAACACTCAGCCAAACCCCTGAATGGCAACAGGATCCAGCCACACTGATAATTAGGGGAAGGCATCATGAGACCGTGAATGCAACCACTACAAAGATTCAAAGTAGAGAAAGAATGTGGTGATTTAAGGGAAAGGAAGGTCATCATGGGCCACAGGTAAAGTCTAATAAATGAGCCCAGAGAGATAGGCAGGAGTTAGATTACATAGatcagggcttctcaaacttcaatgtgCACACAAATTGCATGGGGGATGGATGTTGTTAAAAATCAGATTCCAATTAAGTAGATCTGAGGCAGGgtctgaaattctgcatttcttctttttttaagatttatttatttagtttagagagagagagcacatgcaagaggggcagaggaagagggagagagactctcccgcagactctgtgctgagctcagagcccgacaacgtgggactggatctcaggaccctgagatcaagacctgtgctgaaaccaagagtcagatgctgaaatGACTGCACCATCCAGTCAcccctgaaattctgcatttccaaAATGCTCCCAGGAGATGCCTGCCAATGCTATAGATCTGAATAAGGAAGATAGATGTAGAACATTTTGCAATGTTCAGATGAGAAATGATGGTgtttgaaaacagtatggttgggacgcctgggtggctcagtcattaagcgtctgccttcggctcaggtcatgatcccagggtcctggaatcgagtcccacatcgggctccttgctcagtgaggagcctgcttctccctctccctctgctgctcccccttcttgtgctccctctctctctgacaaataaataaataaaaatctctaaattaaaaaagaaagaactcttttTCCGGTAGCGGAGTCTGGAGAAGACACGCAGAAATGGCACCTcgcaaggggaaggaaaagaaggaagaacaggtcATCAGCCTTGGACCTCAGGTAGCTGAAGGAGAGAATGTGTTTGGTGTCTGCCACATCTTTGCATCCTTCAATGACACTTTTGTCCATGTCACCGATCTTTCTGGCAAGGAAACCATCTGTCGCGTGACTGGTGGAATGAAGGTGAAGGCTGACCGAGATGAGTCTTCTCCCTATGCTGCCATGTTGGCTGCCCAGGATGTAGCCCAGAGGTGCAAGGAGCTGGGCATCACTGCCCTCCACATCAAACTACGAGCCACAGGAGGAAATAGAACCAAGACCCCTGGACCTGGGGCCCAGTCAGCCCTCAGAGCCCTTGCCCGCTCAGGAATGAAGATCGGGCGGATTGAGGAtgtcacccccatcccctccgaTAGCACCCGCAGGAAGGGGGGTCGCCGTGGTCGCCGTCTGTGAACAGGATTcctcaaattactgttttctgttAATAAATTGGCTTTGtgtgagctaaaaaaaaaaaaaaaaaaaaaaagaaagaaaacagtatggtagtaaCAGAGGTAGAGATAATTGGACTAAATTAGCATGCATCAGAAAATAGTGATACTGACTGAATGGATACAGATAGCAAAAGAAGCAAGGGTTCTGAGCACCCCATTCTGATGTGTGTGTCCAGGGGCACCATAGCACCAAAGGAATGCTTTGACACCAAATGGTTGTCATACAATTCAACTGAATTCTGATAATATCCACCCTGAGATGGTGTCAGTTCCTACATGTTAAGGTCTTGGTCCTACTAGATGGCCTCCTCCCTACTTGTATATGCCAATTGCAAGGCCAGATTATCATCTGCACTTCTGAAAACCCCCTCTTTGGGTTTGACCAATTttctagagtggctcacagatctcacagaaatatttatatattgtattattggTTTATTATAAGAGGATATAACCCAGAAACAATTGAAGAAATGAatagggcagggcctggggaaaAGACAAGGAGCTTCCAGgtccttccattttctccacattgcCACATGTCACCAaactggaagctctctgaaccttatcttttctggtttttatgGGGACTTCATTACCTAGGTAAGATTGATTAAATTATTAGCTGTCAGTGAACTCAATCTACAGCCCTGGACATGTGTGTTGGCAGAGTTCCACCTCTAATCATGCGGTTGGCTTCTCTGGCAACCAAACACCATGCTTAGGTGTGAACCAAAAATTGCCTCAGTAACAGAAAAGATAACTTTATTGCTCTtatcatttaggaaattccaatggttttaggagctctgtgccagagaTGGGGACAAAGAcctaatatatatttcttattataaattacaaTATCACAAAATacataacaggggcgcctggatggctcagtcgttaagtgtctgccttcggctcaggtcatgattccacggtcctgggatcgagccctgcatcgggctccctgctctgtgggaagcctgcttctccctctcctgctccccctgcttgtgttcctgctctcgctgtctctctctctctgtcaaataaataaaatcttaaaaaaaatacataacaaaaattCCTAAATTTTTTGGTTCACAAACTAGATTACAGCATAGTTCTTTGAAACAGGAACAATAGGGTAAGAAAGCAGTTTCTGTGTatgagggtggaggtgggaaaTAAGTATTCTATTTAAAGACTAAGTTTGAACTTATAAGATATGCAAGTGCATATTTCAAGTAATTAATAAGATAGTATAGAACTCTGAAGTGATAGGGAGAGGTTATTAATATAAAGCTGTTATATAAAACAGAGCATTAGTGAAATTACCTAGGAGATTGAGGAGTGAAGGGAGACTAATACCAAATTTAGGAGAGACAGAAGTGTAGATAACAGTAGAGagggtttttctttaatttttgtttgggaagatatttattagaaagaggtagtttaggggcgcctgggtggctcagtcgttaaacatctgcctttggctcagttcatgatcccagggtcctgggatcgagccccacgtcgggctccctgcttcacaggaagcttgcttctccctctcccactccccctgcttgtgttctctctctcgctctctctttcaaataaataagtaaaatctttaaagaaaaaaaaagaggtagttttttttaatttttttattattattatgttatgttaatcaccatacattagtttttgatgtagtgttccatgattcattgtttgcatataacacccagtgctccatgcagaacgtgccctccttaatacccagagGTAGTTTAAAAGAGATATTGGGCAAAGGAAAAATTTCTTTTGTTGCATGATAGAATACCATAGAGAATGTTGACATTTGAGGGCATTAATTAAGTAGCATGAGTGAAACTGATAGCCTATAGGTTATTACAGAAGAAAGTACAGAGAGAAAGTCCCTGAATTAGCAGAAAGGAATGGGGGGCAGATAGGCCCAAGGATTTGAAAGCAGAGGAAAATTGTCCATTGTAACAAGAGGGAGGACAAAACTTGTTTGCTCTCAGTGAGATGAAACACTGGcttcttataatttttcttctctcattgaAATGTAAGATAATGCCAGTGTTTGAGTAGAAGAGTAGGGGATGTGTGTGCAATAGttgaggaaagaggaaatgtaAACCAGTAGCTTTGGAGGTGAGGAAGCAAACACATAAGGGAAATATGGAGCATTAATGGGCAATGCTGTTTGCTGATTTGACATTTCTGGTCATTAATATAAAGTaagcttgggggcacctgggtgacttagtcagttaggcatccaactctcgaTTCCGGCttaggtcacaatctcagggtcttgagatggagtcccccatcaggctgtgtgctgggcatggagccagcataagattctctctctccctctgcccctcccacacttgcacttgttctctctctcaaaaaataaataaataaataaataaaat
The sequence above is a segment of the Zalophus californianus isolate mZalCal1 chromosome 2, mZalCal1.pri.v2, whole genome shotgun sequence genome. Coding sequences within it:
- the LOC118356720 gene encoding 40S ribosomal protein S14; translation: MAPRKGKEKKEEQVISLGPQVAEGENVFGVCHIFASFNDTFVHVTDLSGKETICRVTGGMKVKADRDESSPYAAMLAAQDVAQRCKELGITALHIKLRATGGNRTKTPGPGAQSALRALARSGMKIGRIEDVTPIPSDSTRRKGGRRGRRL